A single region of the Thermococcus sp. Bubb.Bath genome encodes:
- the dcd gene encoding dCTP deaminase, which yields MLLPDWKIEKEILIEPFSKESLQPAGYDLRVGKEAHINGKLIDVEKEGKFIIPPKTHALVLTLERVKLPDDVMGDMKIRSSLAREGLLGSFAWVDPGWDGNLTLMLFNASNEPVELEYGERFVQIAFIRLDGPARNPYRGNYQGSTRIALSKRKKKSL from the coding sequence ATGCTGTTGCCGGACTGGAAAATCGAAAAAGAAATTTTAATAGAACCCTTCTCAAAGGAATCACTTCAACCTGCGGGTTACGACCTCAGGGTAGGGAAAGAGGCGCACATTAACGGCAAACTGATAGACGTAGAGAAGGAGGGCAAGTTCATAATTCCTCCCAAGACCCACGCACTCGTCCTGACATTGGAGAGGGTAAAACTTCCCGACGACGTTATGGGCGATATGAAGATAAGAAGCAGCCTCGCGAGGGAAGGCTTACTGGGGTCGTTTGCGTGGGTCGATCCCGGATGGGATGGGAACCTCACCCTCATGCTGTTTAATGCATCGAACGAACCGGTTGAACTTGAGTACGGAGAGAGGTTCGTCCAAATAGCGTTCATACGGCTGGACGGGCCAGCAAGGAATCCCTACCGCGGAAACTATCAGGGGAGCACAAGAATAGCGCTATCGAAGAGAAAGAAGAAATCTCTGTGA
- a CDS encoding phosphate uptake regulator PhoU, which translates to MEFRKIQFTGRSSYIISLPKAWVLENELKQGDTVPLNINPDGSITIFPRKPREVSEKKVLTVSKEFSPDMAVRLVISAYIQGYDTLEVIFAEEMPFYKVKLRKVLQSLPGVEIILDEPQRIIAKSLLDEEEVNLSEILRRIRSIVLSMIGDLELLVENPGEEEILGDINDLENELDRFYFLVIRTVSRLMSQRALGEESGIIRRSFDMIGILFVVRNVERIGDHLTRIAGNPERLDFKRLKNLFVEVMDRVEDRDLKKIDRIMLELGRLIKEIDSKESAAKESYRRILEYLENIGETIINMAIG; encoded by the coding sequence ATGGAGTTCCGAAAGATACAGTTTACCGGAAGGAGCTCATATATAATCTCACTCCCAAAGGCATGGGTTCTTGAGAACGAACTCAAGCAGGGTGACACAGTACCCCTGAACATAAACCCCGATGGGAGTATAACGATTTTTCCCAGAAAGCCCAGGGAGGTTAGTGAGAAAAAAGTCCTGACAGTGTCCAAGGAGTTCTCCCCTGACATGGCGGTTAGACTAGTCATATCTGCATACATCCAGGGGTACGACACCCTTGAGGTAATCTTTGCGGAGGAGATGCCCTTCTACAAAGTCAAGCTCAGGAAGGTTCTCCAGAGCCTTCCAGGTGTCGAGATAATACTTGATGAACCCCAGAGGATTATAGCGAAGAGCCTCCTTGATGAGGAGGAAGTAAACCTCTCCGAGATACTCCGCAGGATACGCTCAATAGTCCTTTCCATGATAGGTGACCTTGAACTCCTCGTTGAAAACCCCGGCGAGGAGGAGATACTAGGGGACATAAACGACCTTGAAAACGAGCTCGATAGGTTCTACTTCCTCGTGATCAGGACTGTCAGCAGGCTAATGAGTCAGAGGGCCCTGGGGGAAGAGAGTGGCATTATAAGGCGGAGCTTTGACATGATAGGGATTCTCTTCGTTGTTCGCAACGTTGAGCGCATAGGCGACCACCTCACTCGTATAGCTGGCAATCCTGAGCGTCTCGACTTCAAGCGGCTTAAAAACCTCTTTGTTGAGGTCATGGACCGCGTTGAGGACAGGGACCTCAAAAAGATAGATCGCATCATGCTCGAACTTGGCAGGCTCATCAAGGAGATAGATTCTAAGGAATCAGCTGCTAAGGAGAGCTACCGCAGGATCCTTGAATATCTGGAGAACATCGGGGAGACGATAATAAACATGGCGATAGGCTGA
- a CDS encoding class III signal peptide-containing protein — protein sequence MRKAQAAIEYLMMLAVALTMVMLVVRYVREAAEMAGKNVNSSTGQIASYISKTIENETKGG from the coding sequence GTGAGAAAGGCTCAAGCCGCCATAGAATACCTAATGATGCTGGCGGTGGCGCTTACGATGGTCATGCTCGTGGTGAGGTACGTGAGAGAAGCAGCTGAGATGGCAGGGAAGAACGTCAACAGCAGCACCGGACAGATAGCGAGCTACATCAGCAAAACAATAGAAAATGAAACAAAAGGCGGATGA
- the ftsZ gene encoding cell division protein FtsZ produces the protein MLKLVEDAMNKAASVPAGTGNAPAAQPMGQSDIDEELKKLLEQIQAKIYVVGVGGAGCNTINRMMQVGIQGAKIIAANTDAQDLLKIQAHKKILLGKELTKGLGAGNNPKVGEEAAKESEREIREAIEGADMIFVTCGLGGGTGTGAAPVIAEMAKKMGALTVSVVTLPFTVEGIRRIKNAEYGLERLRKASDTVIVIPNDKLMEVAPNLPIHMAFKVSDEILVQAVKGITELITKPGLVNLDFNDVRAVMKDGGVAMIGIGESDSEKRAMEAAQQALNSPLLDVDISGAKGALISISGSDVKLEEAQQIIELVTSKLDPEAQVIWGIQLDEELEKMIRILLVVTGVSSPYAVAEEESSPYESEERRVIKLGVEEF, from the coding sequence ATGTTGAAACTGGTTGAAGATGCTATGAACAAGGCCGCTTCAGTTCCCGCTGGAACGGGAAATGCTCCTGCAGCCCAGCCCATGGGCCAGAGCGACATTGATGAGGAGCTCAAGAAGCTTCTGGAGCAGATTCAGGCGAAGATATACGTCGTCGGTGTTGGAGGTGCCGGCTGCAACACCATAAACAGGATGATGCAGGTTGGAATCCAGGGGGCCAAAATAATAGCCGCCAATACCGATGCGCAGGACCTTCTCAAAATACAGGCGCACAAGAAGATACTCCTCGGTAAGGAGCTCACCAAGGGCCTTGGGGCAGGCAACAACCCTAAGGTTGGAGAAGAAGCAGCCAAAGAGAGCGAGAGGGAAATTCGGGAAGCCATAGAAGGCGCCGACATGATCTTCGTAACCTGCGGTCTCGGCGGTGGAACTGGAACTGGAGCCGCCCCTGTTATTGCCGAAATGGCAAAGAAGATGGGTGCCTTAACAGTATCAGTAGTTACGCTCCCGTTCACAGTTGAAGGAATCAGGCGCATTAAGAACGCTGAGTACGGCCTTGAGAGGCTGAGGAAGGCCAGTGACACGGTTATAGTAATCCCGAACGACAAGCTCATGGAGGTTGCCCCGAACCTGCCGATACACATGGCCTTCAAGGTGTCGGACGAGATACTCGTCCAGGCAGTCAAGGGCATAACAGAGCTCATCACCAAGCCCGGTCTCGTTAACCTCGACTTCAATGATGTAAGGGCTGTCATGAAAGACGGTGGAGTTGCTATGATAGGCATCGGTGAGAGCGACAGCGAGAAGCGCGCCATGGAAGCCGCCCAGCAGGCTCTCAACAGTCCACTCCTCGACGTTGATATCAGTGGTGCTAAGGGCGCTTTGATAAGCATCAGCGGAAGCGACGTCAAGCTCGAGGAGGCCCAGCAGATCATAGAGCTCGTAACGAGCAAGCTCGACCCAGAGGCTCAGGTCATTTGGGGCATCCAGCTTGACGAGGAACTTGAGAAGATGATAAGGATCCTCCTTGTTGTCACTGGTGTCAGCTCCCCGTACGCCGTTGCTGAGGAGGAGTCCTCCCCGTATGAAAGTGAAGAGCGCAGGGTGATAAAACTCGGCGTTGAGGAATTCTGA
- a CDS encoding ABC transporter substrate-binding protein: MTKEPERVVTLAPFITEDLYYLGLFDRVVGVTNYDDFPPAVANVSRVGGYGKYANLELIANLSPDLIIADTYSQPILSSLEKIAPVIVVRAHTMDDVSRVLELLGKVFNCEDKAKEVVTTFQAKVNEISSTVKDEPKVKVFYVVWGNPLMTAGGDSFISSLISLAGGINVFNDTTGWPSVSDEQVLARNPDVIILTPHCGMSVEDAFKEFAGTSAAANGKIYMIENENDLIHPSPRLLIGLETLAKLLHPDAFKEKYPLTITDFENRTVTIRKEPQRIVSLAPSITETLFYLGAGNKLVGVTDYADWPAAVNNITRIGGYGKYANLELIANLSPDLIIADDFSLPILDQLEKIAPVIIVAPKDIDGIYRQIELLGEVTNRKEQADLVIGEMKGEISYVESKVANLTRPRVFFILSAYGGEYWTAGKDTFVNDIIDIAGGKNIFDDISGWGKPSEEQVLARDPEVIILLPTAGINASQLCDGPFASTTAVQTGRIYTPSNADPYLRPSPRIIEAIDEMARFLHPEAFGLHVNSTVCKVATSTG, from the coding sequence ATCACCAAAGAACCTGAGAGGGTCGTTACTCTCGCCCCGTTCATAACGGAGGATCTCTACTACCTAGGCCTCTTTGATAGAGTCGTGGGTGTAACTAACTACGACGACTTCCCGCCCGCGGTCGCTAACGTTTCCAGGGTTGGTGGCTACGGTAAGTACGCCAACCTTGAGCTCATTGCCAACCTCTCCCCAGACCTCATAATCGCAGATACCTATTCCCAGCCTATCCTCAGCAGTCTTGAGAAGATAGCCCCGGTGATAGTCGTCCGCGCCCACACAATGGACGACGTTTCGAGGGTTCTTGAACTCCTTGGGAAGGTCTTCAACTGCGAGGATAAGGCGAAGGAGGTTGTTACCACATTTCAGGCTAAGGTCAACGAGATAAGCTCCACTGTAAAGGACGAGCCTAAGGTTAAGGTCTTCTATGTCGTCTGGGGTAACCCGCTGATGACAGCCGGTGGCGACAGCTTCATTAGTTCCTTGATCTCCCTTGCTGGAGGCATTAACGTCTTCAACGACACCACTGGCTGGCCCTCGGTGAGTGATGAGCAGGTTCTCGCCAGGAACCCCGATGTCATAATCCTAACTCCTCACTGCGGAATGAGTGTTGAAGATGCCTTCAAGGAGTTCGCGGGGACAAGTGCAGCGGCAAACGGGAAGATCTATATGATTGAAAACGAAAACGACCTCATACACCCCAGTCCAAGGCTCCTCATCGGGCTTGAGACCCTTGCGAAGCTCCTGCATCCCGATGCGTTCAAGGAGAAATATCCTCTCACCATAACTGACTTTGAGAACAGGACGGTTACCATCCGGAAAGAGCCTCAGAGGATAGTCTCCCTTGCACCGAGCATAACGGAGACCCTCTTCTATCTTGGTGCTGGAAACAAGCTCGTTGGGGTAACTGATTATGCCGACTGGCCGGCTGCGGTGAACAACATAACCCGCATTGGCGGTTACGGTAAGTACGCCAACCTTGAGCTCATTGCCAACCTCTCCCCAGACCTCATAATAGCCGACGACTTTTCACTTCCAATCTTGGATCAGCTTGAGAAGATAGCCCCAGTCATAATCGTGGCCCCGAAGGACATCGACGGAATCTACCGCCAGATTGAGCTCTTAGGAGAGGTAACCAACAGGAAAGAGCAGGCCGACCTCGTCATCGGTGAGATGAAGGGAGAGATCTCCTACGTCGAATCTAAGGTTGCGAACCTCACGAGGCCGAGGGTCTTCTTCATCCTCAGCGCCTACGGCGGCGAGTACTGGACCGCCGGAAAAGACACCTTCGTCAACGATATTATCGACATCGCGGGTGGAAAGAACATCTTCGACGATATCAGTGGGTGGGGTAAGCCGAGCGAGGAGCAGGTTCTTGCGAGGGACCCGGAGGTAATAATCCTCCTCCCAACGGCGGGTATAAATGCCTCTCAACTCTGCGACGGGCCTTTCGCCTCGACAACCGCGGTTCAAACCGGAAGGATATACACGCCCAGCAACGCCGACCCCTACCTGCGGCCGAGCCCAAGGATAATTGAGGCAATTGACGAGATGGCCCGCTTCCTGCACCCTGAGGCCTTCGGCCTGCATGTGAACTCGACCGTCTGTAAGGTTGCAACAAGCACGGGCTGA
- the rpl12p gene encoding 50S ribosomal protein P1, which translates to MEYVYAALLLHAAGKEITEENLKKVLEAAGVGADEARIKALVAALEGVNIDEVIEKAAMPVAAPAAVAAAPAAAEAPAEAAEEEEEEEEEEKEEEALAGLGALFG; encoded by the coding sequence ATGGAGTACGTGTATGCCGCTCTGCTGCTCCACGCCGCTGGTAAGGAGATAACTGAAGAGAACCTTAAGAAGGTCCTTGAGGCCGCCGGTGTCGGCGCCGACGAAGCCAGGATAAAGGCCCTCGTTGCCGCCCTTGAGGGCGTCAATATCGATGAGGTCATCGAGAAGGCCGCCATGCCGGTTGCCGCTCCGGCTGCTGTTGCCGCTGCTCCGGCTGCTGCTGAGGCTCCGGCTGAGGCCGCCGAGGAAGAAGAGGAAGAGGAAGAAGAGGAAAAGGAGGAAGAGGCTCTCGCCGGTCTCGGCGCCCTCTTCGGCTGA
- a CDS encoding 50S ribosomal protein L11, which produces MAQVVEVLVEGGKASPGPPLGPAIGPLGLNVKQVVDEINKATKDFEGMQVPVKIIVTDPKKKTFEIEVGIPPVSQLIKKELGIAKGSSEAGHTVVGDLSMDAVIRIAKAKIDQMLAPNIKAASKEVIGTALSLGVTVEGKDPREVQKEINEGVYDELFAKAEEAE; this is translated from the coding sequence ATGGCTCAGGTCGTTGAAGTGCTCGTTGAGGGAGGAAAAGCTTCACCCGGACCCCCGCTTGGTCCGGCAATTGGTCCGCTCGGACTCAACGTTAAACAGGTCGTTGACGAGATCAACAAGGCCACCAAAGACTTTGAGGGGATGCAGGTTCCCGTCAAGATCATTGTCACTGATCCAAAAAAGAAGACCTTCGAGATCGAGGTCGGTATTCCACCGGTCAGCCAGCTCATAAAGAAGGAGCTCGGCATCGCCAAGGGCTCCAGTGAGGCTGGTCACACCGTCGTGGGCGACCTCAGCATGGATGCCGTTATAAGGATCGCCAAGGCGAAGATCGACCAGATGCTTGCACCGAACATCAAAGCCGCTTCGAAGGAGGTCATCGGTACCGCTCTCAGCCTTGGTGTCACAGTCGAGGGCAAGGACCCCAGGGAAGTTCAGAAGGAGATCAATGAGGGAGTTTATGACGAGCTCTTTGCGAAGGCTGAGGAGGCCGAGTGA
- a CDS encoding protein translocase SEC61 complex subunit gamma → MAESMGEKIRNFLTESRRVLMVTRKPSWKEYKMASKITGIGMIVIGTIGLLITILGYLITGSGL, encoded by the coding sequence ATGGCCGAGAGCATGGGGGAGAAGATCAGGAACTTCCTCACCGAATCCAGAAGGGTTCTAATGGTAACGAGGAAACCGAGCTGGAAGGAGTACAAGATGGCATCTAAGATAACTGGAATTGGTATGATAGTTATCGGCACCATCGGTCTCCTGATAACCATCCTGGGTTATCTCATCACGGGTTCTGGCCTGTGA
- a CDS encoding 50S ribosomal protein L10, producing MAHVAEWKKKEVEELAELIKKYPVIALVDVAGVPAYPLSKMRDKLREHALLRVSRNTLIELAIKRAAQELGKPELEKLIDHIQGGAGILATDMNPFKLYKLLEQSKTPAPAKAGAAVPHDVVIPAGPTSLAPGPLVGEMQALGIPARIEKGKVSIQKDYTVLKAGEVITDQLARILNALGIEPLEVGLNLLAAYEDGLVYTPDVLAIDEETYINMLQQAYMHAFNLSVNTAYPTKQTIEAIIQKAFLGAKNVAVEAGYITRDTVEEVFGRAIRAVLLIAQNLPEDLLDEKTKELLNAQAQMAVAAPQPTEEKVEEAEEEEEEEEASEEDALAGLGALFG from the coding sequence ATGGCCCACGTAGCCGAGTGGAAGAAGAAGGAAGTTGAAGAGCTCGCCGAGCTCATCAAGAAGTACCCAGTGATAGCCCTCGTCGATGTGGCCGGTGTTCCGGCGTACCCGCTGAGCAAGATGCGCGACAAGCTCAGGGAACACGCACTCCTCAGGGTCAGCAGGAACACTCTCATCGAACTCGCCATAAAGAGGGCCGCTCAGGAGCTTGGAAAGCCGGAGCTTGAGAAGCTCATCGACCACATTCAGGGAGGTGCCGGAATCCTCGCCACTGATATGAACCCGTTCAAGCTCTACAAGCTCCTTGAGCAGAGCAAGACCCCCGCCCCTGCAAAGGCGGGTGCGGCCGTCCCTCACGACGTTGTGATTCCGGCCGGACCAACCTCACTCGCTCCGGGTCCACTTGTCGGTGAGATGCAGGCCCTTGGAATTCCGGCGAGAATCGAGAAGGGTAAGGTCAGCATTCAGAAGGACTACACCGTCCTTAAGGCTGGCGAGGTTATAACCGACCAGCTCGCGAGGATCCTCAACGCCCTTGGTATCGAACCCCTTGAGGTCGGTCTCAACCTGCTCGCCGCCTACGAGGACGGGCTCGTCTACACTCCGGACGTTCTGGCCATAGACGAGGAGACCTACATCAACATGCTCCAGCAGGCATACATGCACGCGTTCAACCTCTCAGTCAACACTGCCTACCCGACCAAGCAGACCATCGAAGCCATCATCCAGAAGGCGTTCCTTGGAGCGAAGAACGTTGCAGTCGAGGCTGGATACATCACCAGGGACACTGTGGAGGAGGTCTTTGGCAGGGCAATACGTGCCGTCCTGCTCATAGCGCAGAACCTGCCTGAGGATCTGCTCGACGAGAAGACCAAAGAACTTTTAAACGCCCAGGCACAAATGGCAGTTGCCGCTCCTCAGCCGACCGAGGAGAAGGTTGAGGAGGCGGAGGAAGAAGAGGAAGAAGAGGAAGCCTCTGAAGAGGATGCGCTCGCTGGACTGGGCGCGCTCTTCGGCTGA
- a CDS encoding 50S ribosomal protein L1, which produces MAFDRQKIVEAVKEAKARAREKPRHFTQTVEMAVNLKDIDLKKPENRFKLEVVLPHGRGKEPKIAVIADGAVAEAAKKLGLDVISGEQLEELAKSPREARKIAKNYDFFIAAAPLMPKIGKYLGRYLGPRNKMPQVVPPTMTNLEPIVERLKKTVRIQLKNNPVIHTRIGTEDMDDEKLAENAEAVLNAVLGKLERGENQVRSVYVKTTMGPAVKMER; this is translated from the coding sequence GTGGCCTTCGACAGGCAGAAAATCGTGGAAGCGGTGAAGGAGGCGAAGGCCCGAGCTAGGGAAAAGCCGCGTCACTTCACACAGACCGTCGAGATGGCAGTCAACCTCAAGGATATAGACCTGAAGAAACCGGAGAACAGGTTCAAGCTTGAGGTTGTGCTGCCCCACGGTCGTGGGAAAGAACCAAAAATCGCGGTCATCGCTGATGGTGCCGTCGCGGAGGCGGCTAAAAAGCTCGGGCTTGATGTGATTAGTGGGGAGCAGCTTGAAGAGCTCGCGAAGAGCCCTAGGGAAGCCAGAAAAATAGCCAAGAACTACGATTTCTTCATTGCAGCGGCCCCACTGATGCCGAAGATAGGTAAGTACCTCGGTAGATACCTCGGTCCAAGGAACAAGATGCCGCAGGTCGTTCCGCCGACCATGACCAACCTCGAGCCGATCGTGGAGAGGCTCAAGAAGACGGTTAGGATACAGCTCAAGAACAACCCGGTTATTCACACCAGGATAGGCACTGAGGACATGGACGACGAGAAGCTCGCGGAGAACGCCGAGGCGGTTCTCAACGCCGTTCTTGGGAAACTGGAGCGCGGCGAGAACCAGGTTCGCTCAGTGTACGTCAAGACCACTATGGGACCGGCCGTTAAGATGGAGAGGTGA
- a CDS encoding D-aminoacyl-tRNA deacylase has translation MKVIMTTKVDLASMNIMEKLIENFGFDETGELFDGNPVFKKGDTLILMTNEEMIYYDGLDTSIEQQLGLKPEIIAFASRHSSKQKLPALTTHVTGNWGEAMYGGKDGSLAVAHPIAMKLALTKLNELNDLGWTVCYEATHHGPSELDVPSFFIEIGSSEEEWVNERAGEILAETIVYVLENFDKVPRGKFRTALGIGGGHYAQKETAASLETDLAFGHILPKYAQPVGEEMLLKAIERTSEGVDVIYTDWKGSKGETRQLARSLAEKLGLEFIKG, from the coding sequence ATGAAGGTTATAATGACAACGAAGGTTGATCTGGCATCGATGAACATAATGGAGAAGCTAATTGAGAACTTTGGCTTTGATGAAACCGGGGAACTCTTTGATGGCAATCCCGTGTTCAAAAAGGGGGACACTCTCATACTGATGACCAACGAGGAGATGATATACTATGATGGCCTGGACACTTCCATAGAGCAGCAGCTCGGACTAAAGCCGGAGATCATAGCCTTTGCCTCCAGGCACTCCAGCAAGCAGAAACTCCCGGCACTGACCACACACGTTACCGGCAACTGGGGAGAGGCTATGTATGGTGGAAAGGATGGCAGTTTGGCCGTGGCACACCCCATTGCGATGAAACTCGCCCTGACCAAGCTCAACGAGCTCAACGACCTTGGCTGGACAGTTTGCTACGAGGCGACCCATCACGGGCCGAGTGAACTGGATGTTCCGAGCTTCTTCATTGAGATAGGCTCAAGCGAAGAGGAATGGGTGAACGAGAGGGCAGGGGAGATACTGGCTGAGACTATCGTATACGTCCTTGAGAACTTTGATAAAGTACCGCGTGGGAAGTTCCGGACTGCCCTCGGTATCGGAGGTGGACACTACGCCCAGAAGGAGACTGCAGCATCCTTGGAGACTGACTTGGCGTTCGGCCACATTCTCCCCAAGTACGCCCAGCCGGTGGGGGAGGAGATGCTCTTAAAGGCCATAGAACGAACCAGTGAGGGAGTTGATGTCATCTACACCGACTGGAAGGGAAGCAAGGGAGAAACAAGGCAGCTTGCTAGGAGTCTGGCCGAAAAGCTGGGGTTAGAGTTTATTAAGGGCTGA
- a CDS encoding transcription elongation factor Spt5, with protein MSEGRIFTVRVTVGQEETTAKLIYSKVNTYNLPIYAILAPSKVKGYIFVEAPSKSAVDEAIKGIKHAKGTLPGEVRFEEIEHFLEEKPAVSGFEPGDIVELISGPFKGEKAKVIRVDEAKDEIVVELIGAIVPIPVTVRGEYVRLISKHQKE; from the coding sequence ATGAGCGAGGGCAGGATCTTCACGGTCAGGGTCACAGTGGGGCAGGAGGAGACCACAGCCAAGCTGATATACAGCAAGGTTAATACCTACAACCTTCCGATTTATGCCATACTCGCCCCCTCTAAGGTCAAGGGGTACATATTCGTTGAGGCCCCCAGTAAGAGCGCCGTTGACGAGGCTATTAAGGGGATAAAGCACGCTAAGGGTACCCTTCCCGGGGAGGTTCGCTTTGAAGAGATAGAGCACTTCCTTGAGGAGAAGCCCGCTGTGAGCGGCTTCGAGCCCGGTGACATCGTTGAGCTCATTTCCGGCCCGTTCAAAGGGGAGAAAGCTAAGGTCATCAGGGTTGACGAGGCCAAGGACGAGATAGTCGTCGAGCTCATAGGTGCCATCGTCCCGATACCGGTCACAGTTAGGGGCGAATACGTTAGACTTATAAGCAAACATCAAAAGGAGTGA